Genomic DNA from Kiritimatiellia bacterium:
CATTCCCAACCCCCGGCCCTCGGGCTTGCCTTGCGTGAAATAGGGATCGAAGGCATGCCGCTGTATTTCAAGGCTCATGCCGCACCCGTTGTCCAGCACCTGCAGCGCCGCCAAGTCCCCGTCACGCTTGAGTAACACGCCAACTTCACCCGGCCGGCCTTCGCACGCCTCCACTGCATTGATCAATACGTTTTGCGCCGCTCGCATGATCAGCGTCCTGACCCCGCGAATCGGAAAGTCCTCGCTTCCCATGGCGGCCCATATCTTAACCCCCCTGTTTTCCGCCCATGCGGAAAAAGCCTGGATCATTTCCCGAACCAGTTCTTTCAGGGATAACCGCTCCATCTCCTCCTGCGCATCATGAGCGCTTAGCCCAACCAGCTCCGTCATTTCCGCACAGCGCTGGAGGCTCCACTCTATATTGCGTAAACCTTCGTTGACTTCCGCCTCGAAGGCTTCAGACACCACCCCCTGCTCGTTGAGCCGCCGGCCGAGCAAATAGAGGTGGCCCTTGGCCACGGTCAGCGGGCTGCGCAGATCGTGCGCCCACTCGGCCATCTGCTGCGAGACGTCCCCATGCGTTAAATGCCCTGGCCGGCCTTGCTCTTTCGAGGCT
This window encodes:
- a CDS encoding HAMP domain-containing histidine kinase, yielding MNTTVRDEASKEQGRPGHLTHGDVSQQMAEWAHDLRSPLTVAKGHLYLLGRRLNEQGVVSEAFEAEVNEGLRNIEWSLQRCAEMTELVGLSAHDAQEEMERLSLKELVREMIQAFSAWAENRGVKIWAAMGSEDFPIRGVRTLIMRAAQNVLINAVEACEGRPGEVGVLLKRDGDLAALQVLDNGCGMSLEIQRHAFDPYFTQGKPEGRGLGMSIMQRIVLQHGGCVELASQVGLGTSVVLRFPICPNGYM